One stretch of Musicola paradisiaca NCPPB 2511 DNA includes these proteins:
- a CDS encoding ABC transporter substrate-binding protein codes for MAGEVKIGVVLPLSGALSGYGQPSQKGVELINGIESKLKNGDTVKLVIIDDKSDKVEAANAMQRLVSSDKVDAVIGEVTSTNTMAMTKMAEDNKTPIVSPTATNDRVTKGKEYVSRVCFSDSFQGVVGANLATRDLKAKKAAIMFDSSNDYSVGLAKSFRTQFLKNGGTIPIEVQAPGGSKDFKAQLSTIKSHNVDVIYMPIYYTEGALIAVQAKQLGLKLPVIGGDGLAADPVFFKMGQDAVNGWMTTDYYSPNAKEQTPEGEKFIKAWTAKYNEPTHTWGAMTADAYKMIVNAMNKCSDPHDRVCVNKNIRATTDFTGITGKLTLKDGDAIRNAVINEVKDGQLVFKTVVNP; via the coding sequence ATGGCGGGCGAGGTAAAAATCGGCGTAGTGCTGCCGTTGAGCGGCGCACTGAGCGGCTACGGCCAACCGTCCCAGAAAGGGGTCGAGTTGATTAACGGCATCGAATCGAAGCTGAAGAACGGCGATACCGTCAAGCTGGTGATTATCGATGACAAGAGCGACAAGGTGGAAGCCGCCAACGCCATGCAGCGTCTGGTTTCCAGCGACAAGGTGGACGCGGTGATCGGCGAAGTGACCTCCACCAACACCATGGCGATGACCAAAATGGCGGAAGACAACAAAACGCCGATCGTCTCGCCGACCGCCACCAACGACCGCGTCACCAAAGGCAAGGAGTATGTCAGCCGGGTGTGCTTTTCCGACAGTTTTCAGGGCGTGGTGGGGGCCAACCTGGCGACCCGCGACCTGAAGGCCAAAAAAGCCGCCATCATGTTTGACAGCAGCAACGACTACTCCGTCGGGCTGGCGAAATCCTTCCGCACCCAGTTCCTGAAAAACGGCGGCACCATTCCTATTGAAGTGCAGGCGCCCGGCGGCAGCAAAGACTTCAAAGCCCAGCTTTCCACCATCAAGTCGCATAACGTTGATGTGATCTACATGCCGATTTACTACACCGAAGGCGCGTTGATCGCGGTGCAGGCTAAACAGTTGGGGCTGAAACTGCCGGTGATCGGCGGTGACGGTCTGGCTGCCGATCCGGTGTTCTTCAAGATGGGGCAGGATGCGGTGAACGGCTGGATGACCACCGACTACTACTCACCCAACGCCAAAGAGCAGACGCCGGAAGGGGAGAAATTCATCAAGGCCTGGACCGCCAAATATAACGAACCGACCCATACCTGGGGCGCGATGACGGCGGACGCTTACAAGATGATCGTCAACGCCATGAATAAGTGCAGCGATCCGCACGATCGCGTCTGCGTGAACAAGAATATCCGCGCCACCACGGATTTCACCGGCATTACCGGCAAGCTGACCCTGAAAGACGGCGACGCCATTCGTAACGCGGTCATCAATGAAGTGAAGGACGGCCAGTTGGTGTTTAAAACCGTCGTCAATCCTTAA
- a CDS encoding branched-chain amino acid ABC transporter permease, whose product MDVAVFLQQVVNGMSLGSMYALIAIGYTMVYGVLRLINFAHADIMMVGAYMALFSVTSFGLPFGAAVIFSVLIAALLGICIDQIAYRPLRQASKISMLITAIGVSFFLENLFNVVFGGSPRYFESPPFFNQTLNFGSIILTNVAWIVPLLTLVLLAIILFILYRTRHGMAIRAVAFDVNTVRLMGIDANHIIAFVFALGSGLAALGGVFYAISYPSIDPLMGVLIGLKAFAAAVLGGIGSVSGAVIGGFILGFTEVVAVAVFPELGGYKDAFAFMFLILVLLFRPVGIMGDVRLERSRF is encoded by the coding sequence ATGGATGTTGCGGTTTTCTTGCAGCAGGTTGTCAACGGGATGAGTCTGGGCAGCATGTACGCGCTGATCGCCATTGGTTACACCATGGTGTACGGCGTACTGCGGCTGATTAACTTCGCTCATGCCGACATCATGATGGTCGGGGCGTATATGGCCCTGTTCAGCGTGACGTCTTTCGGGCTTCCCTTCGGGGCGGCCGTTATTTTTTCGGTGCTGATCGCCGCGTTGCTGGGGATCTGTATCGACCAGATCGCCTATCGTCCGCTACGGCAGGCATCGAAGATCTCTATGCTGATCACCGCAATCGGGGTCAGTTTCTTTCTGGAGAACCTGTTCAACGTGGTATTCGGCGGTAGCCCGCGCTATTTCGAATCGCCGCCGTTCTTCAACCAGACTCTCAATTTCGGGTCGATCATTCTCACCAACGTGGCCTGGATCGTGCCGCTGCTCACGCTGGTACTGCTGGCGATCATCCTGTTCATCCTCTATCGCACTCGTCACGGCATGGCGATCCGCGCTGTGGCGTTTGACGTCAATACCGTGCGGTTGATGGGGATCGACGCCAACCACATCATCGCTTTCGTGTTCGCGCTCGGCAGCGGTCTGGCGGCGCTGGGCGGGGTGTTTTATGCCATCAGCTACCCGTCCATCGATCCGCTGATGGGGGTGTTGATCGGGTTGAAAGCCTTTGCGGCGGCGGTGCTGGGCGGTATCGGCAGCGTGAGCGGCGCGGTGATCGGCGGTTTCATTCTGGGCTTTACCGAAGTGGTGGCGGTAGCGGTTTTTCCGGAGCTGGGCGGCTACAAAGACGCCTTTGCCTTCATGTTTCTGATTCTGGTGCTGCTGTTCCGACCGGTGGGCATCATGGGCGATGTACGACTGGAAAGGAGCCGTTTCTGA
- a CDS encoding branched-chain amino acid ABC transporter permease yields MRMPQTSPATFLGYIALFALTFLALAALESLFDDYIVRIFCNIFIFMLLAVSYNLINGVTGQLSLEPNGFVAIGAYITAILLLTADTKINMFEMAAPSPVILILHTSFLPALVISGICASVVAVCLAFPVFRVRGDYLAIVTLGFGFIIKIFAINNPQITNGAIGINEIPQASHILYWCGFIALIAVVLILQLVYSKYGRAMKAVRDDEDAAIAMGINTFKIKTCAFATSAFFEGIGGGLLASLLTIISPDLFDFMLTFQLLIIIVLGGLGSTTGAILGTVVVVGSGEWLRFLDQPLTLFGQDFGAHPGLRMVVFSLVLLVIMLFAREGLLGKQEIWDMRRRRLNGK; encoded by the coding sequence ATGAGAATGCCGCAGACTTCCCCGGCGACGTTCCTGGGGTATATCGCGCTGTTTGCGCTGACGTTTCTGGCGCTGGCGGCGCTGGAATCGCTGTTTGACGATTATATCGTCCGTATTTTCTGCAACATCTTTATCTTCATGCTCCTGGCGGTGAGCTACAACCTGATCAACGGCGTTACCGGCCAGCTTTCACTGGAACCAAACGGCTTTGTGGCGATTGGCGCTTACATTACCGCCATTCTGCTGCTGACGGCGGATACCAAGATCAACATGTTCGAGATGGCCGCACCCAGCCCGGTGATCCTGATATTGCACACCAGTTTCCTGCCGGCGCTGGTGATTAGCGGTATCTGCGCATCGGTTGTGGCGGTCTGCCTGGCGTTTCCGGTATTTCGGGTGCGGGGCGATTATCTGGCGATCGTCACGTTAGGTTTCGGTTTCATCATCAAGATCTTCGCCATCAACAATCCGCAGATCACCAACGGCGCCATCGGTATCAACGAGATCCCGCAGGCAAGCCACATTTTGTACTGGTGCGGTTTTATCGCGCTGATCGCGGTGGTGCTCATTCTGCAACTGGTTTATTCAAAGTACGGCCGCGCCATGAAAGCGGTGCGCGACGATGAAGACGCCGCCATCGCTATGGGGATCAATACCTTCAAAATCAAAACCTGCGCTTTCGCCACCAGCGCGTTTTTCGAAGGGATCGGCGGTGGTTTGCTGGCCTCGTTGCTGACCATCATCTCGCCGGATCTGTTCGACTTCATGCTGACGTTCCAGTTGCTGATCATTATTGTGCTCGGCGGTCTGGGCAGCACCACGGGGGCGATTCTGGGGACGGTGGTGGTGGTGGGCAGCGGCGAATGGCTGCGTTTCCTCGACCAGCCGTTGACGCTGTTCGGGCAGGATTTCGGCGCGCATCCGGGGCTGCGCATGGTGGTGTTCTCGCTGGTGCTGCTGGTGATCATGCTTTTTGCCCGCGAAGGGCTGCTGGGAAAACAGGAAATCTGGGATATGCGCAGGAGACGTCTGAATGGCAAATAA
- a CDS encoding ABC transporter ATP-binding protein: MANNPLLRVDNVTMQFGGLRAIDDVSFHINPAEIFGLIGPNGAGKTTLFNVITANYKPTGGTVLLGEQTLDGLKPNQVVNRGIARTFQNIRLFPSMTVLENVLIGLDRFIHYSFLEAALRVGRFFHAERQAREKAMALLDYIGIAEHADSLATHLSYGNQRKVEIARALATSPQLLLLDEPAAGMNPRETAELAQLIFKMRADHGLTVLLIEHDMSFVNTLCERVMVLDYGKPLFSGTPQEAVNNPDVIAAYLGDIDYA, translated from the coding sequence ATGGCAAATAATCCATTGCTTCGCGTTGATAACGTCACCATGCAATTCGGCGGGCTGCGCGCTATCGACGACGTGAGTTTTCATATCAATCCGGCGGAGATTTTTGGCCTGATCGGCCCCAACGGCGCCGGCAAAACCACCCTGTTCAACGTGATTACCGCTAATTACAAGCCAACCGGCGGCACGGTATTGCTGGGGGAGCAAACGCTGGACGGGCTGAAGCCCAATCAGGTGGTGAACCGGGGCATCGCCCGCACCTTCCAGAATATCCGGCTGTTTCCCTCCATGACGGTGCTGGAAAATGTGCTGATCGGGCTGGATCGTTTTATTCATTATTCCTTTCTGGAGGCGGCGCTGCGCGTCGGGCGGTTTTTCCATGCCGAACGGCAAGCCAGGGAAAAAGCGATGGCGCTGTTGGATTACATCGGCATCGCCGAACATGCCGATTCGCTGGCCACCCACCTGAGTTACGGCAACCAGCGTAAGGTGGAGATTGCCCGCGCGCTGGCGACGTCTCCTCAACTGCTGCTGCTGGACGAACCGGCGGCAGGGATGAACCCGCGTGAGACGGCGGAGCTGGCGCAGCTGATTTTCAAAATGCGCGCCGACCACGGGTTGACGGTGCTGCTGATCGAACACGACATGTCGTTCGTCAATACCTTATGCGAGCGGGTGATGGTGCTGGATTACGGCAAACCGCTGTTCAGCGGCACGCCGCAGGAAGCGGTGAACAATCCGGATGTGATCGCCGCCTATCTGGGGGATATCGATTATGCTTAA
- a CDS encoding ABC transporter ATP-binding protein, which produces MLKASNLQVFYGLIQGLKGVDLEVNNSEIVTLIGSNGAGKTSTLNGIINLVKSTGGVNFLDEDISHSPTHQIVRKGLALVPEGRKVFTNLTIEENLRMGAYNNPMNFAYLRDKMYALFPRLKERRSQMAGTMSGGEQQMLAIARALMSEPVLLMLDEPSLGLAPKVVGELFATIKQLQKENITILLVEQNATAALKIADRAYVLENGHIVLHGPAPEILANPEVKRMYLGG; this is translated from the coding sequence ATGCTTAAGGCCAGCAATTTGCAGGTATTTTACGGGTTGATTCAGGGGCTTAAAGGCGTCGATCTTGAAGTCAACAACAGTGAGATCGTCACGCTTATCGGCAGTAACGGCGCCGGCAAAACCTCTACGCTTAACGGGATCATCAATCTGGTGAAATCCACCGGCGGGGTAAACTTTCTGGACGAAGATATTTCCCACAGCCCCACGCACCAGATTGTGCGCAAAGGGCTGGCGCTGGTGCCAGAAGGGCGCAAGGTGTTCACCAATCTGACGATTGAGGAAAATCTGCGGATGGGGGCCTACAACAACCCGATGAATTTCGCCTACCTGCGGGACAAGATGTATGCGCTGTTTCCTCGCTTGAAAGAACGGCGCAGCCAGATGGCGGGCACGATGAGCGGCGGTGAACAGCAGATGCTGGCTATCGCCCGGGCGCTGATGAGTGAGCCGGTGCTGTTGATGCTCGATGAACCCAGCCTAGGGCTGGCGCCGAAGGTCGTGGGGGAGCTGTTCGCCACCATCAAGCAATTGCAAAAGGAAAACATCACCATCCTACTGGTGGAGCAGAACGCCACCGCCGCGTTAAAGATTGCCGATCGCGCTTACGTGCTGGAAAACGGCCATATCGTGCTGCACGGCCCGGCGCCGGAGATTCTCGCTAACCCGGAAGTGAAGCGGATGTATTTGGGGGGATAG
- a CDS encoding DedA family protein: MEAWLQHLITQSLAWSLTAVLLVTFLESLALVGLLLPGTVMMVSLGALIGSGNMGFYPAWGVGIIGCLLGDWISYFIGWRFRDRLHGWSFLQKHSAYLYRTEKMLHQHHMATVLIGRFVGPTRPLIPMVAGMLELPPRRFAVPNIIGCITWPPAYLMPGILAGVALDIPKQADSNGFKWLLLATALLVWGAVWLLWQVWRQRSGTAARPDGWLTPDRLRWMAPLTVLLAGISLWQLWLHPLMPVYRRLLWQILNG, translated from the coding sequence ATGGAAGCCTGGCTACAACACCTGATTACCCAATCCCTGGCCTGGTCGCTGACGGCGGTTCTGCTGGTGACGTTTCTGGAATCGCTGGCGCTGGTCGGCCTGCTGTTACCGGGCACTGTGATGATGGTGTCGCTGGGGGCGTTGATCGGCAGCGGCAATATGGGGTTCTATCCCGCCTGGGGCGTGGGCATTATCGGTTGCCTGCTGGGCGACTGGATTTCCTATTTCATCGGCTGGCGGTTTCGGGATCGGCTACATGGTTGGTCGTTCCTGCAAAAACACAGCGCCTATCTGTATCGCACCGAAAAGATGTTGCATCAGCACCATATGGCGACGGTGCTGATTGGGCGTTTTGTCGGGCCCACCCGGCCGTTGATCCCAATGGTGGCCGGTATGCTGGAATTGCCGCCGCGTCGTTTCGCCGTGCCTAATATCATCGGTTGTATTACCTGGCCGCCTGCGTATCTGATGCCGGGAATATTGGCCGGGGTGGCGTTGGATATCCCCAAACAGGCGGACAGCAACGGGTTCAAGTGGCTGTTGCTGGCGACGGCGCTGCTGGTCTGGGGCGCGGTGTGGTTGTTGTGGCAGGTATGGCGACAGCGCAGCGGTACGGCGGCACGGCCCGACGGGTGGCTGACTCCCGACCGTCTGCGCTGGATGGCGCCGCTGACCGTACTGCTGGCGGGGATCAGCCTGTGGCAACTGTGGCTGCATCCGCTGATGCCGGTGTATCGCCGTCTGCTGTGGCAGATTCTGAATGGGTAG
- a CDS encoding LysR family transcriptional regulator gives MFTNKELGLLEEMAVFAKVVETGSFSEAARQLGATPSAISRSINRLEKALNTRLLQRTTRKLRLSDSGQVIYQHCQNMVNEALAAISTSGVFNDAPAGIVRLSVPKAVGHFLIHPHIPDFLEQYPKVDIVMRLEDRYMDLIDDQIDVAIRITNQPPPGLMGRKLTTIDHVLCATPAYLEKQGIPQHPHDLKQHCCIYLGETPGDARWKFSRENKTVSVAVHGRYAANHTGVRLDAIRRHIGIGSLPWFTAREALEQGDIVQVLPEWNFKTDYSGEIWLLYPPTRHLPPRISALIGFLSEQLAKEPTLLGKKKR, from the coding sequence ATGTTCACAAATAAAGAACTCGGACTACTGGAGGAAATGGCGGTATTCGCCAAGGTGGTGGAAACCGGAAGCTTCTCGGAAGCGGCCCGGCAGTTGGGGGCGACGCCTTCTGCGATCAGCCGCTCAATCAACCGGCTGGAAAAAGCGCTCAATACCCGGTTGCTGCAACGCACCACCCGCAAACTGCGGCTCAGTGATAGCGGGCAGGTGATATATCAACACTGTCAAAACATGGTGAACGAAGCGCTGGCGGCAATCTCGACATCAGGCGTGTTTAACGATGCGCCCGCAGGCATCGTTCGGCTGAGCGTTCCCAAAGCGGTGGGGCATTTTCTCATCCACCCGCATATTCCCGATTTTTTGGAACAGTATCCCAAGGTTGATATCGTCATGCGGCTGGAAGACCGCTATATGGATCTGATCGACGATCAGATCGATGTCGCCATCCGGATTACCAACCAGCCGCCGCCGGGGCTGATGGGGCGCAAACTGACCACTATCGATCATGTGCTGTGCGCCACCCCCGCCTACCTTGAAAAACAGGGGATACCGCAACATCCTCATGATTTAAAACAGCATTGTTGTATCTATCTCGGGGAAACCCCCGGCGACGCACGCTGGAAATTCAGCCGTGAAAACAAAACCGTCAGCGTCGCCGTGCATGGACGTTACGCCGCCAACCACACCGGTGTCAGGCTCGATGCCATACGACGACATATCGGCATCGGCAGCCTGCCCTGGTTCACGGCCAGGGAAGCGTTGGAGCAAGGGGACATCGTGCAGGTGTTGCCCGAATGGAACTTCAAAACCGACTATAGCGGAGAGATCTGGCTGCTCTACCCGCCGACCAGACACCTGCCCCCCAGAATCAGCGCGTTGATCGGTTTTCTTTCAGAACAACTGGCTAAAGAACCCACTCTGCTCGGCAAAAAGAAAAGGTAG
- a CDS encoding alanyl-tRNA editing protein: protein MTEKIYLEQDALSVMADVIECKPRAGGGYEVLLSCTPFHPQGGGQPADRGTIDGVAVTHVVMAPEGIWHFTDEPIAPGAVRAQVDGECRQWHSRWHSAGHLIAHIMASQGWTPVKAHHWPGEGRIEFSPGINSHDITVPALAALCSAAVAADWPCRVNRQQDGFRTVGFGEFTPYPCGGTHVGSLKIIGDMVITDVKNKKGKRIVHYDIR, encoded by the coding sequence GTGACGGAAAAAATCTATCTTGAGCAGGATGCATTGTCGGTAATGGCGGACGTTATCGAATGTAAACCGAGGGCGGGCGGGGGTTATGAGGTTTTATTAAGTTGCACGCCTTTTCATCCGCAGGGCGGTGGTCAGCCTGCCGATCGGGGCACGATCGATGGCGTAGCGGTGACACACGTGGTAATGGCGCCGGAGGGGATTTGGCATTTTACCGATGAACCGATTGCGCCGGGTGCGGTGAGGGCGCAGGTTGACGGCGAGTGTCGTCAGTGGCATTCCCGCTGGCATTCCGCGGGGCATTTGATTGCGCATATCATGGCGTCGCAAGGATGGACGCCGGTTAAAGCGCATCACTGGCCAGGGGAGGGAAGAATTGAATTTTCCCCTGGCATAAACAGCCATGACATCACCGTACCGGCGCTGGCGGCATTATGTTCCGCTGCCGTGGCTGCCGACTGGCCTTGTCGGGTGAATCGACAGCAGGATGGGTTCCGTACCGTCGGCTTCGGCGAATTTACGCCCTATCCTTGCGGCGGAACCCATGTCGGCTCTCTGAAAATAATTGGCGATATGGTCATTACGGACGTGAAAAACAAAAAAGGGAAACGAATCGTTCATTATGATATTCGGTGA
- a CDS encoding LysE family translocator: protein MTGYWHEFLSLALIHFLVVLSPGADFAVTVRQSVCYGRRTGLLTALGIGAGISIHVMYTLVGVSALMQASSWFLNVAKITGGGYLFYLGIKFITSKYSMTEDAFQEGNIISRPSGKKAFLSGFITNATNPKATLFFLAIFTSVVSTATPWFIQAGYGVWMCGVNALWFMLVSLLFSHSAVRAYFLSYGRWFERLMGVVLLAFAVRLLMAMR, encoded by the coding sequence ATGACGGGTTATTGGCATGAGTTTCTGTCACTGGCGCTGATTCATTTTTTAGTCGTATTGTCTCCGGGGGCTGATTTCGCCGTCACGGTACGGCAGAGCGTCTGCTATGGCAGAAGAACCGGGTTATTAACTGCATTGGGCATCGGGGCGGGAATATCGATTCATGTCATGTATACCTTGGTCGGTGTCAGCGCATTGATGCAGGCATCATCCTGGTTTCTGAATGTCGCTAAAATAACTGGAGGCGGTTATCTGTTTTATTTGGGGATAAAATTTATCACCAGTAAATATTCAATGACGGAGGATGCTTTTCAGGAAGGAAATATTATCAGCCGTCCGAGCGGGAAAAAGGCTTTTTTATCCGGATTTATTACCAATGCCACTAATCCTAAGGCTACGCTATTTTTTCTGGCTATTTTTACCTCGGTAGTCAGTACGGCGACACCCTGGTTTATTCAGGCCGGGTATGGCGTATGGATGTGTGGCGTAAATGCACTGTGGTTCATGCTGGTCAGCCTGTTATTTTCACATTCCGCTGTCAGGGCCTATTTTCTGTCTTACGGGCGATGGTTTGAAAGATTAATGGGAGTGGTGTTGCTGGCGTTCGCCGTCCGGTTGTTGATGGCGATGAGGTAG
- the ilvN gene encoding acetolactate synthase small subunit has product MQTSTTTPAQVTLELSVRNHPGVMSHVCGLFARRAFNVEGIMCMPLPDNEQSRIWLLVKDDQRLAQMISQVEKLEDVLQVTRHGEEMRIFDQVAEFYR; this is encoded by the coding sequence ATGCAGACATCGACTACGACTCCCGCGCAGGTCACACTGGAACTGTCGGTACGCAACCATCCGGGCGTGATGTCCCACGTCTGCGGGCTGTTTGCCCGCCGCGCCTTTAACGTCGAAGGGATCATGTGTATGCCGTTGCCCGATAACGAACAAAGCCGTATCTGGCTGTTGGTCAAAGACGATCAGCGGCTCGCGCAGATGATAAGCCAGGTTGAAAAACTGGAAGACGTATTGCAGGTGACGCGCCACGGCGAAGAAATGCGGATTTTCGATCAGGTGGCGGAGTTTTATCGCTAA
- the ilvB gene encoding acetolactate synthase large subunit, with translation MRYTGAELIVRLLEQQGITTVTGIPGGAALPLYDALGQSRTIRHVLARHEQGAGFIAQGMARAQGKAAVCMASSGPGATNLLTAIADAKLDSIPLVCITGQVSSGMIGTDAFQEVDTYGISIPVTKHNYLVRDISELPRVINDAFRIAQSGRPGPVWVDIPKDVQTATLDLAELPAPDAPTAAPAIDQHAVNQAAAMINRAKRPILYLGGGIISAGAHRQATELAERAGLPTTMTLMALGAMPVDHPLSLGMLGMHAARATNLLLQQSDLLVVLGARFDDRAIGKAEQFCPDAGIIHIDIDPAELGKIRQPHIALNADVAQALDCLLPMIERNERADWLSQMRGLQQEFPFSMPNVDDPLSHYGLIRAVAGQLDDSAIIATDVGQHQMWVAQAYPLRRPRQWLTSGGLGTMGFGVPAAIGAALAEPERTVVCFSGDGSLMMNIQEMATAAEENLNVKIVLMNNQSLGLVHQQQELFYQQRFFASDYRYQTNFLAIAAGFGFATCDLNAADNPQEALRDALHRRGPVLIHAAIDINEKVFPMVPPGAANTEMIGD, from the coding sequence GTCCGTTTGCTGGAACAGCAAGGCATCACTACCGTAACCGGGATCCCGGGCGGCGCTGCCTTGCCGTTGTACGATGCGCTGGGACAAAGCCGAACCATCCGCCACGTACTGGCTCGCCACGAACAGGGGGCTGGATTCATTGCCCAAGGCATGGCGCGGGCACAGGGCAAAGCGGCGGTGTGCATGGCCTCCAGCGGGCCGGGCGCCACCAACCTGCTGACCGCTATCGCCGACGCCAAGCTCGACTCCATCCCGCTGGTGTGCATTACCGGCCAGGTCTCTTCCGGTATGATCGGGACCGATGCCTTTCAGGAAGTGGACACCTACGGTATTTCCATCCCGGTGACTAAACACAACTACCTGGTACGCGATATCAGCGAGCTGCCGCGAGTCATCAATGATGCGTTCCGCATTGCCCAGTCTGGCCGTCCCGGCCCGGTATGGGTGGATATTCCGAAGGATGTACAGACCGCCACCCTCGATCTGGCTGAACTGCCGGCGCCGGATGCGCCGACCGCCGCACCGGCTATCGATCAGCATGCTGTTAATCAGGCGGCTGCAATGATCAACCGCGCCAAACGCCCGATCCTGTATCTTGGCGGCGGCATCATCAGTGCTGGCGCGCATCGTCAGGCGACCGAACTGGCGGAACGCGCCGGCCTGCCCACCACCATGACGCTGATGGCGCTGGGCGCCATGCCGGTAGACCATCCGTTGTCGCTGGGGATGCTGGGCATGCACGCCGCCCGCGCCACCAACCTGCTCCTGCAACAATCGGATCTGTTGGTCGTACTGGGCGCCCGCTTTGACGATCGCGCCATCGGCAAGGCGGAGCAGTTCTGCCCAGACGCCGGCATCATCCATATCGATATCGATCCCGCTGAATTGGGTAAAATCCGCCAGCCGCACATTGCGTTGAATGCCGATGTCGCACAGGCGCTGGACTGCCTGCTGCCGATGATCGAACGCAATGAACGCGCTGACTGGCTGTCCCAGATGCGCGGGCTGCAACAAGAGTTTCCCTTCAGCATGCCAAACGTTGACGATCCGCTGAGTCATTACGGCCTGATCCGCGCCGTCGCCGGGCAACTGGACGATAGCGCCATCATCGCGACCGATGTCGGCCAACATCAGATGTGGGTCGCTCAGGCGTATCCGTTACGCCGCCCACGTCAATGGTTGACCTCCGGCGGTCTCGGCACCATGGGATTCGGCGTTCCAGCTGCTATCGGCGCGGCGCTGGCCGAACCTGAACGCACCGTGGTGTGTTTTTCCGGCGACGGCAGCCTGATGATGAATATCCAGGAAATGGCCACCGCCGCCGAAGAAAACCTGAACGTGAAGATCGTGTTGATGAACAACCAGTCGCTGGGGCTGGTGCATCAGCAGCAAGAGTTGTTCTACCAGCAGCGCTTCTTCGCGTCGGATTACCGCTATCAGACTAATTTTTTGGCTATCGCCGCCGGTTTCGGGTTTGCCACCTGCGATCTGAACGCCGCCGACAATCCGCAGGAAGCATTGCGTGATGCATTGCACCGCCGAGGCCCGGTGCTGATTCACGCCGCTATCGATATCAACGAAAAAGTATTCCCGATGGTGCCGCCGGGTGCCGCCAATACCGAGATGATTGGAGATTAA